In Triticum aestivum cultivar Chinese Spring chromosome 5B, IWGSC CS RefSeq v2.1, whole genome shotgun sequence, the following proteins share a genomic window:
- the LOC123115917 gene encoding uncharacterized protein has product MSDRSGQRQCRRGVSGDVELDAAMALANMAGVSGPAALPAVHPAAPQHGGSREEEEEELASTRLSLELGKVGIQASCSSSSSAGCPSQQARVAVAAPGGGGYGPRPRHTLTEAEKEAKRLRRVLANRESARQTILRRQAIRDELARKVADLSSQNESMKKEKETVMQEYLTLQETNKQLKEQVIAKTAEKAPPPVVTSMDTTPPAEQRAEATLSTAAPLDAPPGPGFLYATAGPSAVPVPYVWGSWPGYHPNASNMGGGASTGHAPPLCFPPCAWYYPVVTDPHGSPATSYAQPLHETTSGGASQGTGGGTAEEDTDDDPCSLTLGLDVDRKCATSAESGGSRAVAGERERAVMAAEARKRRKELTKMKQTHLGGRPGGE; this is encoded by the exons ATGTCTGATCGTAGCGGCCAGCGGCAATGCCGCCGAGGCGTCTCGGGCGACGTGGAGCTCGACGCGGCCATGGCACTGGCCAACATGGCCGGCGTTTCGGGGCCAGCAGCTCTTCCCGCCGTGCACCCGGCGGCGCCGCAGCATGGAGGCAgccgtgaggaggaggaggaggagctggcgaGCACGAGGCTGAGCCTGGAGCTGGGCAAGGTCGGCATCCAGGCGTCGTGCTCCAGCAGCTCCAGCGCCGGGTGTCCCTCGCAGCAGGCGCGGGTGGCCGTGGCGGCTCCAGGTGGAGGCGGCTACGGCCCAAGGCCCCGGCATACGCTCACCGAG GCTGAGAAGGAGGCAAAGCGGCTGCGGCGCGTGCTCGCGAACCGGGAGTCTGCGCGCCAAACCATACTCCGCCGTCAG GCGATCCGAGACGAACTGGCGAGGAAAGTTGCGGACTTGTCGTCACAAAACGAGAGCATGAAGAAG GAGAAGGAGACGGTGATGCAAGAGTATCTCACACTCCAGGAGACGAACAAGCAGCTGAAAGAACAG GTTATTGCGAAGACGGCAGAGAAGGCGCCGCCGCCGGTGGTAACGTCTATGGACACCACGCCACCAGCGGAGCAGCGGGCAGAAGCCACGCTGTCCACGGCGGCCCCGCTGGATGCACCCCCTGGGCCGGGCTTCCTTTACGCAACAGCTGGGCCCTCGGCCGTGCCGGTGCCGTATGTCTGGGGCTCTTGGCCGGGGTACCATCCCAACGCCAGCAACATGGGCGGCGGCGCCAGCACTGGACATGCCCCGCCGCTCTGCTTTCCGCCCTGCGCGTGGTACTACCCCGTCGTCACCGACCCACATGGCTCGCCGGCGACATCTTACGCGCAGCCGCTCCATGAGACGACGAGCGGGGGCGCCAGCCAGGGTACCGGCGGAGGAACGGCCGAGGAGGACACCGACGACGACCCGTGCTCGCTCACGCTGGGGCTTGATGTCGACAGGAAGTGTGCGACGAGCGCCGAGAGCGGCGGCAGCCGTGCTGTGGCGGGCGAGAGGGAGAGGGCGGTGATGGCGGCGGAGGCGAGAAAGAGGAGGAAGGAGCTGACGAAGATGAAGCAGACGCATCTCGGCGGCCGTCCTGGAGGCGAGTAG